The genomic DNA AAGACAAGAAACTTCAAAACAAGGTTCAACCAACAGAAACTTTTCTGCAATGAGAATTAAGAATGCTCTGGGGAGACCTAAACAGGAACGCTGACTCATGGCAGAAGTGTGGAGCTGCAAGGCTCTCTCTGAGGATTTCCTCCGGCTCCGATAGGTGGCCGTTTCAACATCAGTGGCAAACCCTGCGGGCCGATCGCTCACCCACCTCTCATGATGTCCATGCGCAGGGTCAGGTTGCCATTGCCGCGGGCCGGTAGGGGTGGGCGGGGGGTCATTAGGCCCACCAGACCCATGGTGAGCAACTCCTCTCTTCTGTAGCGGCACAGCAGGGTCGCACTGCACAAGGAGACTTCTGTTCAAGACTCTGCAGCTCTCCGTAAAAATCGGGAGTGGACCACACAACAGGAGGGCTTGGTACCATCCTGCCTCGCTCCCAAACCCAGGCCAGTCTCTGCAAGATCCCCATCATCTCCCACACTGTCCTTGCCCAGCCAACTTTTATTagtccccacccccacccacccaaGATTACAATTCCCTTTCTAATTGGCATCTGGTTCTAATTCAGGCCTCGTTTCTCAGAATACGGCTGCGTGGGCACGTTGTTTTCAGAGCCAAAAGCAGGGCAGCTCCCACACTCGGCAAGAAACATACATCTGTCAGTCACTCACTGAAACCTCAGGTACTCGGGGGCCGTCCAATCCAGCGTCTTTTGGTTAGAGATCTTGTTCTCGAACTCCACGAACCTCCCTTGCACCTGCAGCACAAAAGGGGAAAAGAAAACCAATCCTACAAGAGCAAGAATGACACATTTTGCTAGAATTCTGCAGGTTACTGATCAAGCTAAATTCATTGAGCGGTGTGTGTCCGAGAAGGTCAAAGGAACACAGCAGCCTAACAGAAATACTGAATAGTCCAATAAAAGTCTGTGCAGATGCgttttagggttaggtttaagtTCAGAGGTAATAACGCTATGGATAGATGGAAAACCACGGGCACAGGGGACTCGCCCACCTTCTCTGTGGTTCCACAGGTGTTGACGGGGAAGGAGAAAGAGACGAGACCCCGGGAGACCTCCGAGGGGCCACACTTGGGGTCACGCACTGTCAGCTGCTCCAGGGCGGCCGAGGGGGACGCGGCCAGTCGCAGACCGCTCGCTTTGAGCAGCCCCTCCTCCGTGCACTCTGTGGGGCAGAGGGGACCACGAGACTCAAGGCAGCTGGGCAAAGCGAGAGACACCAAGCAGAAGCGCAGAAGGGTCGGGCCTTACCCAGCTCCCCCGCAGAAGGGAAGGTGCAGGATTGCCGCGCCGACACCATTACGCCTCCCTTCGCTCGGTCCCGGAACGACACGGCCAGCAGCAGCGTCCGCCGGCCTGGTGTCACTCTCTGAAATAGCGCAGCCACAGACGGGAAAAACATGAAGGACAGAAACGACACCCATTTCACCCACACATCTCTGGCTGCTCGTCTTGTAAGCCTGCACCTCTTCAaactcactccctccctccagtTTTACATTTCTGCTTCTTCACCAAGATTTGTACAAGGGCCTGTGGCACAAAGTCTAAAATTAACCGATTAAATTTTTCCCCACCATTGCTCGGATTCttatctctctcacactcacacacacacacatcgggTTTAATAGGCAGCGCATTTGCCTGCAGCGAGGAGGTCATGCTCTCGAACACTGCAGGCGTTCAGCTTGGAAGACACAGGGTTAGATATACCAACTCTCTAGAGCAGACGAGCACCTGATGCAGCAGGTCGGGCGAGTCGACGCTGACGCAGAAGACCAAACGCGTCTTGCGGCTGGTGTAGGAGTGGCCGCGCTGCGCAGCCTGGTTCACCAGGAAGGGGGCGTCCCAAATGTGGAAGCTCCAGAAGTTGTCCGCGTTGCCTCGGGTCACGTTGAAACACACGCTGCCGTTCCCGCAGAACCCCTCCAGCACGGGGAGGActgggacagagacacacaacagAGCTCGGGCCATCGTAGATAAACTAATATAGGAATGGTATAATGCCATATTAAAACGGGCATCTCAGACAACTGTCAAACGTGCCCCCAAATCATAaacctgtctgtctatctggTAGCACTGGCCTCCTGAACTAGGCAGAAGGCGGATTTTAATATTGCAGGGCTTTGAAACTCCCTACGCTTGTTAAAGTCTCCTGCAAACACAAGCCTGAGCAAGACCCCTCAAAGCAGAATGCACAAAAAtatctaaacaaaaaaataaaaaataacctgCCCGATTTGCAATGTTCACGCATTGAACCGAGGCCAATGTGGAGCAAAGAAGTCTGCCACTCGGAGAAATAAGCCTCAAAAGAGGCTAATGTTTTTCTCTACAGCAGGGAACCCTATAAAACCAGGGAATAGCTCGGGATCTTCCAAATTTAAATTCCACAGGCTGAATGACCGGTTCAGCTTAAGATTGCAAAAATCTTtgagcatttttgttttgttggcttTTCCATGGAATCAGGCATTGGACATAGGAAAGGCAAAGAAAGAAGTGTTTAAAACCTCAGAATCATAGTCAGTACAGGAGACTGGTCTGGGTTTAGTCCATCCCACAACCCCAGGCCCCTGCAGAAACAGAGGCACTTGTTCGGAGGTCAAGCAGACAGATTCCCAGTCTGGGCTCACCGATATCCTCTCGACTGAAATTGTAGGGCTCCTTCTCCTCGACGATCTCCTCCTTGCCCTCAGCGGTCTTGAAAATGAGCGCGGGACACACAGAGTACTGGGAGGTAAAGCCACCGACATACTGGGAGAGAGAGCAACAGTCAGGTTCAGGCAGGTATATTCACAGCACACTTCGCAACAGATGGGAAGTAAGTGGTGCAATGTCCTTGTGAAGGGTCACACAGATGCTTTCAGGGAGCCAATCAGTGGCTGTGTTTACATGCTAGCTAGCAACAAAAGGGTTTTGGCCAGTACTAGATTCCTTTAACAAGTCCTGCTTTGAACCTTTACCTTTAGTCAGTTTTTGTTCAATTtatattgggggaaaaaaaacataaaactagAACTAGTCATAAGCACCTTAAATAAGTAATGACAGTGAAAGTATTGTCATAATTCATTTAACGGCATTTAAAACACAGCCAGTGTCTCAGAGTGCTTGTGCAGAAACCATGGGAAGAAAACTGATGTTTTGATGTAGGCAGTGGATACTAAGGGAAGATAAAGTCTTGTACTTTTACCCATTatctgaaatgcatcacagCACATTGCAAAGCAACAGGggggagagaaacaaaaacgGAGGACAAGAAGGATTTATATAAATCAACTGCTTTGGGGGTAGAGGGAGTTCACAGGAAGACATTGCTCAAAATCAAGGCAGGGATGGGAGTTCTACAAACGTCCCCCTGCTCACGGAAGAGGTTCCTTCAAAACCATACAGGACAGAAAAGACTATAAAGACCCTGCAAACGGCGGACCCACGTAGCACTAAAAACCAAACCGTGCTCACCTTGCGAGGCACCAAGCGGCTCCCGAAACGGGCCAAGATCCGGACGTACAGGAAGTACGGGTGCTGGACGAGCCGGACAGTGACGCCCCAGGGCAGGTCCTCGACGGACTGGAAGAGGACGCCATCGATGGAGAGGGCGGAGAGGGTGTAGTCTTTAGGGACCGGGCCGTACGTGATGTTGAACCCGTTCTTCTTGACCTTGACTGCAAGAGACGGGCAGAAAGCAGCAGTCAGTGCGTCACTCAAGGCGCAGACAACACTGGAGAGCCAAGATTGCGGAGGCTGCCACACCTACACAGCCTGATATTGTCCAATAAAAATCTATTGGTCTGCTGATTTTAATGTATGAACATCTATTGCTCATTCCTATGGCTGGTTTGCTTTGATTTGGGATTTTATTGGTCTGGATGACACTTCTGATGAGAACGGTAAACGGTGGAGGGGAAGGAAATCAGTGTTGCACAATCAGCACTGGGGAAATGTTTTCATGTGCTGATTTAAACCGTGGTAGTTTGTTACACAGaaggaagaaacaaaataaaaagataaacatACTCTAGGTTAGTGAAATACAGCAGCCAAGATAGACAACCTCTTCAGAAAAATCAGAAGGAGGCAAGTCTGCTTCTGCAAGATTTAGTGTCTGAGCTTTTTACACCACTCATAAAGGCCTGCAGGGATTTTTATATTAATCCCCGCGTCTCCTCCCTGTGCGCAGAGCTTATTTCAGCAGCTCTCGGGGGGGCGAGAAATGATTAAAGCCATTCTTCTTGCGCCCTCGTTATCCTTTATGAAGCTCTTAAAAATGAGGGAAGGGCATCCAAGACTCAAAATGCTGACTGCCAGAGGAATCACACTGCAAATATGTCTGGACTGATTTTCCCTTACACTCTATGAAGGTTTGGAAAGAAAAAGTATATATAAGCCAATAAATTAAACTTCCCACTGTCTTTTACAGCACAGTCAAATGGTTTTAAGACCATTAGCCATTAGACGGTttccttcaagagcaaggataTAGGCATTTCAACAAGCACCACGTTTTGATGCAATACTGTTTTTGATAAACGTATCAGcccaatttaaaaaaagggatGGCATGAGGTTTTGCATTTTTACAATTATTAAATCTACCCTCAAGCAGCATAGGCCCTATATTACAGCCTTTTACTTTGTCCTTTGCCAGGGATAAGATAAGTCATAGTCATCAGAAGCTAGACAGCACTAACCTAGAATCTGTCACGAAGGGAATCTGCGGCACTTGAAAGTCCCTGGTGTCAAAACACCAAAGACACTGGTGGCTTCCAGAGAAAGAGTCCGCTCCTCAGAAGAACTCCGAAGGGAAATCATTTACATTCTCACCTTCAGAAGTGGCTTCTACAGTACAGAGTGAAAAAGCTTGGTGTCCCCAGCTGTGCAACATCCGCCGGTGCATTAACATCACGTTCAAACATTCGGCTTTAAGAAAAGTGCTTGAGTTACGGTTAGAAGTCTAGAACTAAGATGCCACCGTATTGTAATATAGCATCCTGAAGATACTAGATACGCATCTATCTGGGGGAGGGGACAAGAAACAGAGGCGGCACCTTAACCCACATTATCCATCATTTTAGTGGTGCTGGACCAGGCTGCGGCCTGTCCCAATGGGTGCGTCGGTGGACCTGCCTGTGAACACCGCCTCCGGGGGCTGGGGACTACACGTGTGCCCGGGCACAAAGATGACCGCTTTGGTATTGCGCTGGTCTGTTCGGTCCCTCCACACGTGGACCAGAGACAGCTGGTGTCTGTTCATCACTCTAGAGCCCTGCAGCGACAAAAACAAGGCCCACTCCTTCAAACGGTTTGTCCTAGGGACAGCTTCTCAGATaggaaggagagaggggaggcAAACCAGGCTAAGGATGCAGCCATGAATAATTCACACAGCTGCTTCAGGTTCACAGAGCAAGAGAGGAGAACATGGAAAGTAAAGCAGAGTGAAATAATTCAGTGGGTAGCTGGAGTGAAATCCTGGACTGGCCACAGTTCTGCAGAGAAGTGCAGGGCAGAGGGATTGTGGGCAAGAGAGTTGCTCAAGATCCCCGTATGCACTCACCTCTCTGACCAGGGGGTTGGCCAAGACGCCGAAGGAAGCCCGGAGCTCCTTGTCCCGCAGCTGGAGGGAGTATCCCCTGGACAGGGTGTCCTCCTGGGACAGAGACAAGCCGTCCAACTGCAGGCGGAGGGCCAGGTTCTCTGTATTGGACGCTCGGCCAGGGAGCCGCAGGGAGACGGCGGCCACAGTCACGTTGTTGCCCTCGCAGCTCACCTTGACTGTGGGACACAATGACCGGTCAGTACGAGGGTGCAAAGCGAGGACAGCGCACTGCGATTCAGGAGCTGCAGGGTGGAGAGGGGCGAGGCTCACCTATGGGACAGACCGCACTCAGGTTGTAGCGCAGTCCAGTCAGCAACTCCTCGTGTTTGGCCACCACGTTATAACCCAGGGTGGGATAACCATGGTAATCCTACAAAGACAGTCAGGGCCTCAGAAGGataaaaatactgtgcacaGTTGTCTTCTTGAATGGAGAAGCAGTCCAGTGCTGTACCGATTTGTCACTTTCGATGGAGCAATACAGGGTACCATCAAGTGTAGAGAATCGAGTGCGGTCACCTGACAAGGGTGCGGTCAAGACTGGGATCTTTGATGGTCAGAAACACAGGTTTTAGCAAATAGTAAATCTTTGAATTAAGGTTTCAAGAGCTGGAGGAAATCAAAGGGAAGGTTTCCACTGAACCAGATTTGGGTTAAAAATCATTTTCAGGTGCTTTGGAGTAGTTTAGACTAAGTCTCTCCATCCTTCTGATTGGATTCATGACCTCTTCAAAACTGTCACCTCCAGAAGTTCGTGAACAGATGGACCCGACTGAATTGAACTCCTAATGTATGAATAGAAGGCCATAACTTGTGGAATAATCGCACATGcaacctttattattattttttttaatttacgaGCAGATGCTCTTTCTGAAACAGAAAAGCACTTCACTATAACATTACTTGTGATTAAGTTCTCTATACAGCATTagtgccattaaaaacaaactaaaatcagTAGTAAAAGTGCAATAACCTATAATATGCAAGACAACTGAACTAAAATCAGTACCAGGACTCCAAAAGGTACAGTCCAGTGAGGAAGACCAATCAACCTCCCCCTCCCTCACCTTCCTGCGGACGATGGGGCTGCCGTGGGGAACCCTGAGAGTGATCCAGCCGCCCATGTTCTCCGTGTTCACCCCGATGCCGTGGGACCACACCCACTTCTGGTCCCTGGTCACCGTACTGCCATCGGGGTAGCGAATGTCGAAATACCAGCGGCTGGCGGCGGCGGCTCCGGCCTTCTTGTGCTGCCCCTAGAAACACAGCCGAAGCAATGACAGGCTGGAGGGACACAAACGTCCATTCTTATTCACTCTCAACACTGGGGATACAAACATGTCCACGTGAGTGTGCTTTACTTCAGGGGATAACGTGCAAGGAATTTCTGGAGCTCCTCCAACTTACCGTAGAATAATGAAAGGGGACATCAATGTTGAGGGAcacctggaaaagtgaaaatGCAAACTACACTTTACTATATGCCTATTTAAGCATGTATACAGACAGCTCAAGCTCGTACAGCCAAGATTTGCCCTTTTCTATACAACCAAAACATGTTAATGGACAGTTGTAAAATCCCTTGAGCAACACCGCCATCTACTGGTGCAAGTGGCTCAAAGGCGGTAAAAGAAAGCACAATCTCCCAGCAATTGGAAAAAATGACTTCAAGCTTGAGAAGTCACAAAAGAAACTTGAGTGAACAACACTTGTGTGGATACAAAACCATCAGATTGTGGAAAACCGGTC from Amia ocellicauda isolate fAmiCal2 chromosome 1, fAmiCal2.hap1, whole genome shotgun sequence includes the following:
- the LOC136753922 gene encoding uncharacterized protein LOC136753922 isoform X2, whose protein sequence is MEFIFIRFALLASCLAVRPCSVRAGPLSDHLQGRCRTDSLHIRIAKGFMEAHNVTVSVEDKNALAHPLGPSLDAKCGYKQRRNYRGDLEVTVSLMACHVYLEQKERLVFNMAVTYVPRDASSPPTTEVFSFSCHQRLGSARRRVLCEEKYIEVSLNIDVPFHYSTGQHKKAGAAAASRWYFDIRYPDGSTVTRDQKWVWSHGIGVNTENMGGWITLRVPHGSPIVRRKDYHGYPTLGYNVVAKHEELLTGLRYNLSAVCPIVKVSCEGNNVTVAAVSLRLPGRASNTENLALRLQLDGLSLSQEDTLSRGYSLQLRDKELRASFGVLANPLVREGSRVMNRHQLSLVHVWRDRTDQRNTKAVIFVPGHTCSPQPPEAVFTVKVKKNGFNITYGPVPKDYTLSALSIDGVLFQSVEDLPWGVTVRLVQHPYFLYVRILARFGSRLVPRKYVGGFTSQYSVCPALIFKTAEGKEEIVEEKEPYNFSREDIVLPVLEGFCGNGSVCFNVTRGNADNFWSFHIWDAPFLVNQAAQRGHSYTSRKTRLVFCVSVDSPDLLHQRVTPGRRTLLLAVSFRDRAKGGVMVSARQSCTFPSAGELECTEEGLLKASGLRLAASPSAALEQLTVRDPKCGPSEVSRGLVSFSFPVNTCGTTEKVQGRFVEFENKISNQKTLDWTAPEYLRFHATLLCRYRREELLTMGLVGLMTPRPPLPARGNGNLTLRMDIMRDSTFSSAFTADEFPVARRLREPVFVQVMVDSEDPGLELFLRDCWGTLGPQPTHPITWPIIQDSCELQEDEYRTVFHRVRAGSTLAFPQHHKRFEVKTFAFVKPETTKLLNHQIYFHCSVILCDTAALRTDEACSGDCIPHRQRRGRRSGSEAKPGMVVSAGSIELLPLNGVGKNALDPRSLIWLLSACLAAVLCLLAGLVCLCLRHKKK
- the LOC136753922 gene encoding uncharacterized protein LOC136753922 isoform X1 produces the protein MEFIFIRFALLASCLAVRPCSVRAGPLSDHLQGRCRTDSLHIRIAKGFMEAHNVTVSVEDKNALAHPLGPSLDAKCGYKQRRNYRGDLEVTVSLMACHVYLEQQKERLVFNMAVTYVPRDASSPPTTEVFSFSCHQRLGSARRRVLCEEKYIEVSLNIDVPFHYSTGQHKKAGAAAASRWYFDIRYPDGSTVTRDQKWVWSHGIGVNTENMGGWITLRVPHGSPIVRRKDYHGYPTLGYNVVAKHEELLTGLRYNLSAVCPIVKVSCEGNNVTVAAVSLRLPGRASNTENLALRLQLDGLSLSQEDTLSRGYSLQLRDKELRASFGVLANPLVREGSRVMNRHQLSLVHVWRDRTDQRNTKAVIFVPGHTCSPQPPEAVFTVKVKKNGFNITYGPVPKDYTLSALSIDGVLFQSVEDLPWGVTVRLVQHPYFLYVRILARFGSRLVPRKYVGGFTSQYSVCPALIFKTAEGKEEIVEEKEPYNFSREDIVLPVLEGFCGNGSVCFNVTRGNADNFWSFHIWDAPFLVNQAAQRGHSYTSRKTRLVFCVSVDSPDLLHQRVTPGRRTLLLAVSFRDRAKGGVMVSARQSCTFPSAGELECTEEGLLKASGLRLAASPSAALEQLTVRDPKCGPSEVSRGLVSFSFPVNTCGTTEKVQGRFVEFENKISNQKTLDWTAPEYLRFHATLLCRYRREELLTMGLVGLMTPRPPLPARGNGNLTLRMDIMRDSTFSSAFTADEFPVARRLREPVFVQVMVDSEDPGLELFLRDCWGTLGPQPTHPITWPIIQDSCELQEDEYRTVFHRVRAGSTLAFPQHHKRFEVKTFAFVKPETTKLLNHQIYFHCSVILCDTAALRTDEACSGDCIPHRQRRGRRSGSEAKPGMVVSAGSIELLPLNGVGKNALDPRSLIWLLSACLAAVLCLLAGLVCLCLRHKKK